GCGCGGGGTTGACCCCGAGCACCAGGCTGAGCGCCAGAGCGGCCAGCCCGATGGCGAACTCGATGCGGAAGTTGCGCTCCTGGGCCCAGGCCCAGGCGAGGCCGGCGCCGGCGTGGCGGAAGGCGGCCAGGGGCGAGTCCGGAGCAAGCTTGTCTAGGGGTTCGGCTCGAGGACGAGCCTTTGGGCGTTCTCGAAGTCGCGCCACGCCGCCTCCGTTTCGTGATCATGGCCCAAGAGGTGCATGAGGCCGTGGGCCGCCAAGACCTTGACCTCGCCCTCCAGATCGTGGCCGTGCTGGGGGGCCTGCCGCGCGGCCGTGTCCAGGGAAACAAAGATATCGCCCAGAAAGCCGGTCTCGGGCATGCCCACGTCGTCCGGCTCGCGCAGGGGATAGGAGAGCACGTCGGTGGGCTCGTCTACGCTGCGGTGGGCCAGGTTGAGCCGGCGGATGCCGGCGTCGTCCACGAGCACCAGAGTGAGCTCACCCTGCGCCCCCAGCGCGGCCATGAGCCGCTCCAGGGCCGCGGCCAGCGCCTCAGGACGCGGGTACCGCCGGGTCTCGTCGAGAACTTCTATCATGTTTGAGTCCTTTGATCTCCTCGGGGCTGGGATAGCTTATGCGGCGGTGCAAGATGGCCGTGAGCATCCGCTCGAAGGTGCCCGCGATCACCTCGAGGTCGCGGAAGTTGAGGGGGCTGTCGGCGAGCTGGTCGTCGTGGAGCCGCTGCTCGATGAGCCGGTCGATGAGCGCGCGGATCGAGCCCTGGCTGGGCTCCGAGAGGCTGCGCGAGGCGGACTCGACGGCGTCGGCGAGCATCAGGACGGCGGTCTCCTTGGTCCGGGGACGCGGCCCGGCGTAGCGGAAGTTGAGCTCGTCGAGGCGCGAGGAGTCCTCCAGGGCCCGCTTGTAGAAGTAGCTCAGGACCGTGGTGCCGTGGTGCTCTAAGACGAAGGGCTCGAGCGCCCTGGGCAGTTTGAACTGGCGCAAGAGCTCGAGGCCGTCGCGGACGTGGCTGGTGATGATAAGAAAGCTGAGGTGCGGGCTCAGCCGGTCGTGCGGGTTTTCGCCCGCGAACTGGTTCTCGACGAAAAACTGTGGCCGCCGCGTCTTGCCGACGTCGTGGTAGAGCGCGCCGACCCGGGCCAGGAGGGCGTTGCCGCCGATGTTCTTGACCGCCTGATCGACTAAGTTGGCGATGATCAGGCTGTGCTGGTAGCTGCCGG
This sequence is a window from Deinococcota bacterium. Protein-coding genes within it:
- the ybeY gene encoding rRNA maturation RNase YbeY, which encodes MIEVLDETRRYPRPEALAAALERLMAALGAQGELTLVLVDDAGIRRLNLAHRSVDEPTDVLSYPLREPDDVGMPETGFLGDIFVSLDTAARQAPQHGHDLEGEVKVLAAHGLMHLLGHDHETEAAWRDFENAQRLVLEPNP
- a CDS encoding HDIG domain-containing protein — translated: TTSVAAATLAGRLRTRAWLLVAAMLASLAAALGLLVFNLLSGDLDLLWNLQGLAWVLGGGLVAGLLALGLLPLAETNSIGFLTEFRLLELSNPAHPLLQKLMLEAPGSYQHSLIIANLVDQAVKNIGGNALLARVGALYHDVGKTRRPQFFVENQFAGENPHDRLSPHLSFLIITSHVRDGLELLRQFKLPRALEPFVLEHHGTTVLSYFYKRALEDSSRLDELNFRYAGPRPRTKETAVLMLADAVESASRSLSEPSQGSIRALIDRLIEQRLHDDQLADSPLNFRDLEVIAGTFERMLTAILHRRISYPSPEEIKGLKHDRSSRRDPAVPAS